The following are encoded in a window of Gammaproteobacteria bacterium genomic DNA:
- a CDS encoding DUF692 domain-containing protein — translation MAEPADKPNRPYLGFGLGLRPDHYEAILRDRPGIDWFEILSENYMVPGGKPLYYLDRIRAHYPMVMHGVSLSIGSADPLDSEYLQQLKELASRIEPAWISDHLCWTGVGGHNMHDLLPLPYTESAIEHVVSRINHVQDYLGRQILIENVTSYVTYKKSEMTEWEFLCAIAERADCLILLDINNIYVSAFNHEFDPHDYLSAIPSQRVYQFHLAGHANHGSYIVDTHDASVIDPVWALYAAAVRRFGAVSTMIERDDNIPPLEELLTELNQARRIAGEIMKVAAA, via the coding sequence ATGGCGGAACCCGCTGACAAACCAAACCGGCCATATCTCGGGTTCGGGCTTGGACTGCGCCCGGATCACTACGAGGCCATATTGAGAGATCGGCCGGGTATCGATTGGTTTGAAATCCTCTCGGAAAACTACATGGTCCCGGGGGGCAAGCCCCTGTATTACCTTGATCGCATCCGGGCGCATTATCCCATGGTCATGCATGGCGTCTCGCTATCCATTGGCAGTGCTGACCCTTTGGACAGCGAGTATCTCCAGCAACTCAAGGAGCTTGCATCACGCATTGAACCCGCCTGGATCTCTGACCACCTGTGCTGGACTGGCGTAGGCGGGCACAACATGCATGATCTCCTGCCTCTGCCTTATACGGAATCAGCCATCGAGCACGTCGTCTCCAGGATTAATCACGTTCAGGATTACCTGGGCCGACAGATCCTCATCGAAAATGTAACCAGTTATGTGACCTATAAGAAATCGGAAATGACCGAATGGGAATTCCTCTGCGCAATCGCAGAACGTGCTGACTGTCTCATACTTTTAGATATAAACAACATATATGTGAGCGCCTTTAATCATGAATTCGATCCACACGATTATTTAAGCGCTATCCCGAGTCAGCGTGTCTATCAATTCCATCTTGCAGGACACGCAAATCACGGGAGCTACATAGTCGACACTCATGATGCATCAGTAATCGATCCCGTATGGGCGCTTTATGCAGCCGCCGTACGCCGTTTTGGGGCCGTCTCCACAATGATCGAACGCGACGATAATATCCCCCCGTTAGAAGAACTTCTTACGGAACTTAATCAGGCCCGTCGCATCGCCGGTGAAATAATGAAGGTAGCGGCGGCATGA
- a CDS encoding DNA-binding domain-containing protein, giving the protein MNNLRELQECFQDHLLHQGDRIVDRIISTKKASAATRLAIYSEAYRLRLLEALKKDYPALNKFMGDEQFEELGRAYIEAYPSRSRSVRWFGATMPKYLRSTAAYESQRILTEMAAFEWTLAEVFDAEDSIVVAAEQVAAIPPERWPEMRLMLHPTLRRLNLQWNVVPIWKAITKNDAPDPPQAAESPLAWLIWRKEMETLFRSLAGDEAWAIDAVIDRGTFGSICVGLCRWVGDDRAATRAASLLKGWVTAGLITRIDLSP; this is encoded by the coding sequence ATGAACAATTTGCGGGAGCTGCAGGAATGCTTCCAGGACCATCTGTTACATCAGGGCGATCGAATCGTCGATCGGATTATCAGCACCAAAAAAGCCAGTGCGGCGACCCGACTTGCCATCTACTCGGAAGCCTATAGGCTTCGCCTCCTTGAAGCCTTAAAGAAAGACTATCCGGCGCTGAACAAGTTCATGGGAGACGAACAATTCGAGGAGCTCGGACGGGCTTACATTGAGGCGTATCCTTCCCGATCTCGCTCGGTTCGCTGGTTCGGCGCAACGATGCCAAAATATCTGCGCAGTACAGCTGCTTACGAGAGCCAACGCATCCTGACAGAGATGGCCGCCTTTGAATGGACCTTGGCGGAAGTCTTTGATGCGGAAGACAGTATAGTGGTGGCTGCGGAACAGGTAGCGGCGATCCCGCCCGAACGCTGGCCCGAAATGCGGCTTATGCTTCATCCCACCCTGCGGCGGCTCAATCTGCAGTGGAATGTCGTGCCCATTTGGAAGGCCATTACGAAGAACGATGCCCCCGATCCGCCTCAAGCAGCCGAATCACCCTTGGCCTGGTTGATCTGGCGCAAAGAGATGGAAACCCTGTTTCGATCACTTGCGGGCGACGAAGCCTGGGCCATTGACGCCGTTATCGACCGCGGAACCTTCGGTTCGATTTGTGTGGGCCTTTGCAGATGGGTTGGCGATGACAGAGCCGCAACGCGTGCCGCATCACTTTTGAAAGGCTGGGTGACCGCAGGTTTGATCACAAGGATCGACCTCAGCCCGTAG